In Desulfomonile tiedjei DSM 6799, a genomic segment contains:
- a CDS encoding FAD-binding oxidoreductase: MFYPPDPTSEESCTLGGTVATNASGALSYRYGPTRDYVEAIEVVLASGSVLKLHRGLIESRNGVFRIPAEMFSPRADLDLVLPVPGVEQRPWRECKNSAGLFSSDPLDLIDLFIGSEGILGVIVNIKTRLLPARLPHFALMAYLPDRQTTVRLVTLLDHFRRCLSGETEIERELCRELAFWGMSKNSRLIAKLQPSCMEWLHRSVAPFLSAEIGHKLHTAYGALYIEQEYDPTEDPMELASIWAEFIESLNGRLAGTGIVTEVAFDSGQIRRMRKERQSVPEQLNELIRPGLVKVATDFSVPMKSLDTFLALHDELPQGKTYWFGHIGNAHIHANMIPDSPEEMEHFRAEYRLMAKKICSLGGSVSGEHGIGKLKREMLEMMIGRQGLESIRNIKSILDPGFILNPGNIISEKVES, encoded by the coding sequence ATGTTCTATCCGCCGGATCCTACATCTGAAGAGTCCTGCACCTTGGGTGGAACCGTGGCCACAAATGCTTCCGGCGCACTGAGTTATCGGTACGGTCCTACGCGGGATTATGTTGAGGCAATCGAGGTAGTTCTGGCTTCAGGCTCAGTCCTGAAATTGCATCGAGGCCTGATTGAAAGCAGGAACGGGGTATTCAGAATTCCCGCGGAAATGTTCTCCCCGCGAGCAGATCTGGATCTGGTCTTGCCTGTACCCGGGGTGGAACAGCGTCCCTGGAGAGAGTGCAAGAATTCCGCCGGTCTTTTCTCATCCGATCCTTTGGATCTCATAGATCTGTTCATCGGGTCCGAGGGAATTCTTGGAGTCATCGTCAATATCAAAACTCGATTGTTGCCTGCGCGATTGCCGCATTTCGCTCTTATGGCATATCTTCCGGACCGGCAAACCACAGTCCGTCTGGTGACTCTGCTGGACCATTTTCGAAGGTGCTTGTCCGGTGAAACAGAGATTGAAAGAGAACTCTGTCGCGAGCTGGCATTCTGGGGGATGAGTAAGAATTCCCGGCTAATCGCGAAATTGCAGCCATCCTGTATGGAATGGCTTCACCGGTCCGTCGCTCCCTTCTTGAGCGCTGAAATCGGTCACAAACTTCACACTGCTTACGGTGCCTTGTACATAGAGCAAGAATATGATCCAACGGAAGATCCCATGGAACTGGCCTCCATATGGGCTGAATTTATAGAGTCATTGAATGGAAGGCTTGCCGGGACCGGGATTGTGACGGAAGTCGCTTTTGACTCCGGGCAAATACGCAGAATGAGAAAAGAGCGCCAGTCAGTTCCGGAACAGCTCAATGAGCTGATCAGACCGGGCCTGGTCAAAGTCGCCACGGATTTCTCGGTGCCCATGAAGAGTCTCGACACCTTTCTGGCACTTCATGATGAGCTTCCACAGGGAAAGACATACTGGTTCGGTCACATAGGAAATGCGCATATTCATGCGAACATGATTCCGGATTCGCCGGAAGAAATGGAGCATTTCCGAGCAGAGTACAGGCTCATGGCCAAGAAGATCTGCTCTCTGGGCGGAAGCGTTTCCGGAGAGCACGGCATCGGCAAGTTGAAGCGTGAGATGCTTGAAATGATGATCGGCCGGCAGGGTCTGGAGAGTATCCGGAACATCAAAAGCATTCTCGACCCCGGATTCATCTTAAATCCTGGAAATATTA
- a CDS encoding IS1182 family transposase encodes MGKQIRADYEQILMFPPSVEDWVAKDHPARFIRDFVDSLDLSELGIEVPDSDTGRPPYAPDLLLKVWLFGYFNRIRSTRKLEKGCLENMGLIWLTGMNAPDHNSLWRFFKANKKSLRHLFRQSIRVALKADLIGLALHAVDGTKIQAVSSNDKARGREHLERFLESVSERLDRTIADAMTEIERAEREETGEYRLPQSMQDGLKRKQRIQEALKELDESDKKSVHPSEPEARFMKNRRTKDLSYNAQAVADQKSGLIVAADVVTDGADNGQLVPMLDKVKENLGAVAEENVADGGYFSSGQIGLAHEREYGILIGKSSGEIVSERGADEDLYHRSRFVFDQERDCFICPEGRLLPFHQRKINGKNHNEVRRYHCKDFLTCPNRWKCSKSKNGRLIDLSVYEAALERHRSKREKPENKERLKTRKKIIEPPFAWIKSALSFRRWTVAGIDNVKAQWDLICTTINLRKLYHHWVSGEVAFT; translated from the coding sequence ATGGGCAAACAGATCCGGGCCGATTACGAACAGATCTTGATGTTTCCGCCGTCAGTGGAAGACTGGGTGGCTAAGGATCACCCGGCGCGCTTTATCCGAGATTTCGTGGATTCCTTGGATCTGTCCGAGTTGGGAATCGAGGTTCCCGACAGCGATACAGGACGTCCTCCGTATGCGCCAGATCTTCTGTTGAAGGTGTGGCTTTTCGGATACTTCAATCGGATCAGGAGTACCCGTAAGCTTGAAAAGGGTTGCCTTGAGAATATGGGGCTGATTTGGCTGACGGGGATGAATGCTCCGGATCATAATTCCTTATGGCGATTCTTCAAGGCGAACAAGAAATCATTGAGGCATCTGTTCAGACAGTCGATTCGTGTTGCTCTGAAGGCCGATCTGATCGGTCTAGCTCTTCATGCCGTGGACGGGACCAAGATCCAAGCCGTCTCATCCAACGACAAGGCTCGGGGTCGTGAGCACCTGGAGAGGTTTCTGGAAAGTGTTTCGGAGAGATTGGACCGCACGATTGCCGATGCGATGACTGAGATAGAGAGAGCCGAGCGGGAAGAGACCGGTGAGTATCGCCTTCCGCAGTCCATGCAAGACGGATTGAAACGGAAACAGCGGATACAAGAGGCTCTGAAGGAGTTGGATGAATCGGACAAGAAGTCAGTTCACCCTTCGGAACCGGAAGCTCGCTTTATGAAGAATCGCCGGACCAAAGACTTGTCGTACAACGCTCAGGCGGTTGCCGACCAAAAGAGCGGCCTTATCGTGGCCGCAGATGTGGTCACGGATGGGGCCGACAACGGGCAATTGGTCCCCATGCTCGACAAGGTGAAAGAGAATCTGGGCGCTGTGGCAGAGGAAAATGTGGCGGACGGGGGATATTTTTCCTCAGGGCAGATAGGTCTGGCCCATGAGCGAGAATACGGCATTCTTATCGGGAAATCGTCAGGGGAAATTGTTTCCGAGAGAGGTGCGGATGAGGATCTCTATCACCGATCCCGGTTCGTCTTTGATCAGGAGCGTGATTGCTTCATATGCCCTGAAGGGCGCTTGTTGCCTTTTCATCAGCGGAAAATTAACGGCAAGAACCACAATGAGGTTCGCAGGTATCACTGCAAGGATTTTCTAACGTGTCCCAATCGCTGGAAATGCTCCAAGAGCAAGAACGGACGCCTCATAGACCTCAGCGTTTACGAGGCGGCCCTAGAACGACACCGCAGCAAGAGGGAAAAACCAGAGAACAAAGAGCGCCTGAAGACTCGAAAGAAGATTATCGAGCCACCGTTTGCCTGGATCAAGAGCGCATTAAGCTTTCGGCGATGGACCGTGGCCGGAATCGACAACGTAAAGGCCCAGTGGGACCTTATTTGCACGACCATAAATCTCAGGAAGCTCTACCACCATTGGGTATCCGGCGAGGTGGCATTCACGTAA
- a CDS encoding FAD-binding oxidoreductase, giving the protein MASSLDNFISELKAHGISVTRTDLTDFMKDESRFRGHAEGMIRPSNKHEVIQAITAANRHSVPITVASGRTSLTGASVPIDGIVMDLSRLNAVNPADPSETEPGIRNCLKTPFWARDLPRDVLERRGIQQPRGCHGQTDPGRLRTDLDVSAVSGRLGG; this is encoded by the coding sequence ATGGCGTCATCTTTGGACAACTTCATTTCAGAGTTGAAAGCACACGGGATTTCCGTAACTCGAACGGATTTGACCGATTTCATGAAAGACGAGTCAAGATTCCGAGGGCACGCTGAAGGAATGATTCGGCCATCCAATAAACATGAAGTCATTCAGGCGATTACCGCTGCCAACCGACATTCGGTTCCGATCACTGTCGCATCAGGCAGGACTTCTCTCACAGGGGCCTCTGTTCCGATCGATGGTATTGTCATGGATTTGAGCAGATTGAACGCTGTGAACCCTGCCGATCCATCCGAAACGGAGCCGGGAATAAGAAACTGTCTCAAAACTCCATTTTGGGCTCGCGATTTGCCAAGAGATGTACTAGAAAGGAGAGGAATTCAACAACCACGAGGCTGTCATGGGCAAACAGATCCGGGCCGATTACGAACAGATCTTGATGTTTCCGCCGTCAGTGGAAGACTGGGTGGCTAA
- a CDS encoding sulfite exporter TauE/SafE family protein encodes MTFPVSGVETAIWIPPLVGFVISFFTSMGGISGAFLILPFQVSILGFTSPAVSPTNLVFNIVGIPSAVYRYFREGRMNWPLAWNIIFGTLPGLVGGMFIRIWYLPDPRAFKLFAGAVLCYIGGRLLIQVLTDRGVQTAAKSAESKMRQQVSARASHPGSGQAIRTLSWSLAKTEYEFFGEKFSFHTTGLFMLALVVGLIGGVYGIGGGAIIAPFIVAFFGLPIHTIAGATLMGTCVTSIGGVLLYQFLGPAVAVPGMAVAPDWLLGFLFGIGGFVGMYFGASAQKYVPASIIRPVLAILITGLGIRYVIGYCY; translated from the coding sequence ATGACTTTTCCCGTATCAGGTGTTGAGACTGCAATCTGGATTCCACCGCTTGTAGGTTTCGTTATATCGTTTTTCACATCCATGGGAGGAATTTCAGGAGCTTTTCTCATATTGCCGTTTCAGGTCAGTATCCTGGGGTTTACGAGTCCTGCAGTTTCCCCTACGAATCTCGTCTTTAACATCGTCGGTATTCCCAGCGCGGTGTACCGTTATTTTCGTGAAGGCAGAATGAACTGGCCGCTGGCCTGGAACATCATTTTCGGTACGCTTCCAGGATTGGTAGGAGGCATGTTCATCCGCATCTGGTATCTTCCGGACCCGAGAGCATTCAAACTATTTGCTGGAGCAGTTCTCTGTTACATTGGCGGGCGGTTGCTGATCCAGGTACTCACCGATCGAGGCGTTCAGACCGCTGCGAAATCAGCGGAATCGAAAATGAGGCAGCAGGTCTCTGCACGTGCTTCCCATCCAGGTTCCGGGCAGGCTATTCGGACCTTGAGTTGGTCTCTTGCTAAAACGGAATATGAATTCTTCGGCGAGAAATTTTCGTTCCACACAACCGGCCTTTTCATGCTGGCTCTCGTTGTCGGCCTTATCGGCGGAGTTTACGGAATTGGCGGAGGAGCGATTATTGCGCCGTTTATTGTAGCGTTTTTTGGATTGCCGATACACACGATTGCCGGAGCAACGCTCATGGGGACGTGTGTCACTTCCATCGGAGGTGTGCTCCTGTATCAATTCCTCGGGCCTGCTGTTGCTGTACCGGGAATGGCTGTCGCTCCGGATTGGCTCCTGGGGTTCCTCTTCGGCATCGGTGGGTTTGTGGGCATGTATTTTGGAGCTTCTGCTCAAAAGTATGTGCCGGCCTCAATCATCCGACCGGTTCTGGCTATTCTGATAACCGGATTGGGAATCCGCTATGTGATAGGCTATTGCTACTAG
- a CDS encoding response regulator, which produces MENPFTLLIADRNRHVREFLRREFMSEGYVVHLAKDDRELLLMIEAEANPDLLILDLEMPYAGGPEVLQQLLDLKPLLPVVIHTLMTDNADHESVRRAAAFLEKRGNNIDNLKEVVVSVLRKSYPHRFDADPEISNTNEDQKSAG; this is translated from the coding sequence ATGGAAAACCCGTTTACCCTTTTAATCGCAGACCGCAATCGGCATGTAAGGGAGTTTCTCCGCCGAGAATTTATGTCAGAGGGGTACGTAGTCCATCTTGCAAAAGATGACCGAGAATTGCTTTTGATGATTGAAGCCGAGGCAAACCCCGATCTGTTGATTCTCGATCTCGAGATGCCTTATGCAGGCGGACCGGAAGTGCTCCAACAGCTCCTGGATTTGAAGCCGCTGCTGCCCGTAGTGATACACACCTTGATGACTGATAACGCGGACCATGAATCGGTTCGGAGAGCCGCGGCATTTCTTGAAAAACGTGGGAATAATATAGATAACCTCAAAGAAGTTGTGGTATCCGTGCTCAGAAAATCTTACCCTCACCGTTTCGACGCAGATCCCGAGATTTCCAATACAAATGAAGACCAAAAAAGCGCTGGTTGA
- a CDS encoding PilZ domain-containing protein produces MTRDVSQEIMLYIEAGLTDVALSDKFKQSYEELQSTLSELVDGGILEPAPTLPVAPRKRTIKAQNLVADIKSGVSSGELMTMHGLSQNMLRNALKKLIQANKLYPSELSNELCGYLRSSPPERTREQTRFCLDFELHLSLKGSTESCGTILDISEKGLGVKGYTTRVSDVVSFEISHEDFIEIAPFSFEAECRWTKTEADPRDSLSGFRITAISDKDAEELRKLIQLLTL; encoded by the coding sequence ATGACCCGTGACGTATCTCAAGAAATAATGCTCTACATTGAGGCCGGCTTGACTGACGTGGCATTGAGCGACAAATTCAAGCAGTCTTATGAAGAATTACAGAGTACTCTGTCCGAATTAGTGGATGGAGGAATTCTCGAACCGGCTCCAACTCTCCCCGTGGCTCCCAGGAAGCGGACGATTAAAGCGCAAAATCTTGTAGCAGATATCAAATCCGGTGTATCGTCCGGAGAATTGATGACAATGCATGGATTGTCGCAGAATATGTTAAGAAATGCTCTCAAGAAACTCATTCAAGCGAACAAATTGTATCCTTCCGAGCTTTCAAACGAACTTTGCGGGTATCTCAGGTCTTCTCCACCCGAAAGAACGAGAGAACAAACACGATTCTGTCTGGATTTCGAGCTTCATCTCAGTTTGAAGGGGTCCACCGAGAGTTGTGGAACAATACTAGACATCTCTGAAAAAGGGCTTGGTGTCAAAGGATATACCACCAGGGTTTCAGACGTGGTGAGCTTTGAAATAAGCCACGAAGATTTCATCGAAATCGCACCCTTTTCGTTTGAAGCGGAATGCAGATGGACGAAAACGGAAGCAGATCCCCGTGATTCTCTTTCAGGGTTCAGAATTACCGCAATATCAGACAAAGATGCCGAGGAATTGCGAAAATTGATACAGTTGCTCACACTTTAG
- a CDS encoding methyl-accepting chemotaxis protein — protein MKWNFRFGVLFSSLRNRLLVYFLTMSLIPLVVASLVAYRTIVVGAQETAIREMSALAHSAANAVNVYMNDRVGDQLVWAKSNTVLESLEIAEAREHANDMFRDFVHLAQTYEAVFLLDRRGICVAASSPNFLGLNFSSDPLFVNGLKSSLYLRDLFRDARVTEINPASSGWTVGIATPVKIGDEVVGILGALLKWSVVETILNETKVGKTGYVYVINSDQRVVAHPSRDYYLEAVAGPKIGLPDLAEALKREAAYYEYSFQNRQTNQLDSKIVGLAYPKGFGNFPGLGWQFGAGADMSEVIGFVPTIFRNIVIVSLLAALAIAAFSFYLARDLALPITRVANEIIKIGEGDLTVELPAATRNDEMGTLVTAFGSMMENLRNQTRQILRGVNVLTNASDNISKAVSRLTQTVSESSGAVQKATDIVHEVQREVQLSSEKVRGVSDQAGAVTNSGVAAAEQTALNMGIIKEQMLRIRGRVDKLQVRSQEIEKIVDSVRDIADQSQLLAVNASIEAAHAGDHGRGFSIVAWEIKNLASQSKQSTDSVQKFLKEIDDSVLGVIQATEAAENAVSAGAEQSMLAGQSIRSLAGSLTGSADTISAIESSSNQQVKGLEEISSSITGVQQTVLQNVESAQDLEDAARELHGLGNELTFLVSRFKIDK, from the coding sequence ATGAAATGGAATTTTCGTTTCGGAGTCCTGTTCAGCAGTTTGCGAAATCGCCTGCTCGTTTATTTCCTTACCATGTCGCTGATTCCGCTGGTTGTAGCATCTCTGGTGGCTTATCGCACTATCGTTGTCGGCGCGCAGGAGACCGCCATCCGAGAGATGTCTGCTTTAGCGCATTCGGCAGCGAATGCAGTCAACGTGTACATGAACGATCGAGTCGGCGATCAGTTGGTATGGGCCAAATCGAACACGGTCCTGGAGTCCCTGGAGATTGCTGAAGCCCGCGAACATGCGAATGATATGTTCAGGGATTTCGTTCATCTTGCACAAACCTATGAAGCTGTATTTTTATTGGACCGTCGCGGAATATGCGTAGCGGCAAGCTCACCGAATTTTCTCGGGCTCAATTTTTCTTCTGACCCTCTGTTCGTCAACGGTCTCAAAAGCTCACTGTATCTCAGAGATTTGTTCCGTGATGCTCGTGTGACTGAGATCAACCCTGCGTCTTCAGGATGGACTGTAGGAATTGCCACGCCCGTGAAAATTGGCGACGAAGTGGTCGGCATCTTGGGTGCACTGCTCAAATGGTCTGTTGTCGAAACGATTCTCAATGAAACTAAAGTCGGGAAAACCGGATATGTATACGTAATCAACAGTGACCAGCGTGTCGTTGCTCACCCTTCCCGTGATTATTATCTCGAAGCAGTAGCCGGTCCCAAAATAGGATTGCCTGATTTGGCGGAAGCATTAAAACGGGAAGCCGCGTATTATGAATACTCATTTCAGAATCGTCAGACGAATCAGTTGGACAGCAAGATTGTGGGGCTCGCCTATCCCAAAGGTTTCGGCAACTTTCCCGGCCTCGGATGGCAGTTTGGCGCGGGAGCCGATATGAGTGAAGTCATTGGTTTTGTCCCCACAATTTTCCGGAATATCGTCATTGTCAGTTTGCTTGCCGCACTTGCGATTGCAGCATTCTCATTTTACCTGGCTCGAGACTTGGCATTGCCAATCACAAGGGTGGCAAACGAGATAATCAAGATAGGTGAAGGCGACTTGACAGTCGAACTTCCGGCAGCGACAAGAAATGACGAAATGGGAACGCTTGTCACCGCTTTTGGTTCGATGATGGAGAATTTAAGAAACCAGACCAGGCAAATTCTTAGAGGTGTTAATGTTCTGACAAACGCGAGCGATAACATTTCCAAAGCAGTGTCCCGCCTCACCCAAACGGTCTCGGAAAGCTCCGGCGCTGTTCAAAAGGCTACTGACATTGTGCATGAGGTTCAAAGGGAGGTACAGCTCTCGTCAGAAAAGGTAAGAGGCGTTTCGGACCAGGCGGGGGCAGTAACGAATTCCGGTGTGGCAGCGGCAGAACAAACAGCTCTTAATATGGGTATTATTAAAGAACAGATGCTGCGAATCAGAGGAAGAGTCGATAAGCTTCAAGTCCGAAGTCAGGAAATTGAGAAAATTGTCGATTCGGTGCGTGATATTGCCGATCAATCGCAGTTGTTGGCTGTCAATGCTTCAATCGAGGCTGCTCATGCAGGCGATCACGGTCGTGGTTTTTCCATTGTTGCATGGGAAATCAAGAATCTTGCAAGCCAATCCAAGCAGTCAACCGATAGTGTCCAGAAATTTCTCAAGGAAATCGACGATTCTGTTCTAGGTGTAATTCAAGCCACTGAAGCAGCCGAAAATGCAGTTTCTGCAGGTGCAGAGCAATCCATGCTTGCCGGACAGTCTATTCGGTCTCTCGCCGGAAGTCTCACGGGATCTGCGGACACCATAAGTGCCATTGAATCCTCAAGTAATCAGCAGGTCAAAGGCCTTGAGGAGATCTCGTCGTCAATTACAGGAGTTCAACAGACAGTGTTACAAAATGTCGAGAGCGCTCAAGACCTGGAAGATGCTGCCCGGGAATTGCATGGCCTTGGCAATGAACTGACGTTTCTGGTAAGTCGGTTCAAAATCGATAAATAA
- a CDS encoding sigma 54-interacting transcriptional regulator produces the protein MVRTVDSGDPITRSGANDRILCILSGRAQVVLGYRAAQEVIVESLEPGDVFGDLGFLTGRRWPVDAGLVATEPTEVLEISVNTFQRLLRENPEFTVALLKSLGKKTIRVDRLEFSSAETTETGPASVCAYPSHPGIPHDVQLRFQALAISNESVLIIGETGVGKDVLAYAIFDAAARNNEVLVPVNVKQIGTESFFLHTKAGPSSKERGLAMDQIWALFGREIVLRADGTTRILPGYLDLAREGTLFVRGAHLLSAVAQQKLLDALKTQFYCPMGGNERIRADFRLICTTELNPSQFSPDRHPLLYELQRTALIIPPLRERRTVIPALAAHYLTHYAREVNKRPPELEDITLKAMVDYSWPGNDLELANAMRRSVLITPGSTVRRQDLTFDKQRTERGTRYNLLKLKPIRQALVSPLFPAILQSAFLPVFLGIVLLLFLGPADASKNLAAVIMWSLAWPSVILGAFFGARVSCSICAIGALSTLAKRIVSLELEFPESLRMRSDFLIAGGILFIIWLESVLNMRSSPSSLGMLLVTMFLVAFVLNTLFARQTWCRYLCPLGGMTGLFARTSMIELRADSAICLSECSSHECYYGSRKTEGCPFGQVVATLHSNQFCKICGNCVKSCPYNAVNLNVRIPGHELGEVRHVRTGTGFLVLALNGALLSDIITRTSFYDKLTDWLPVSGTLKFTIVYIGFIVAVNAIALIASLLSHRAFRERYWENYSRFALSLLPLTCAGFLAFHLYYFFALWPDLLQLLGKYSGVDALAGPVSSISGSFITRVQQIVILGGCLWSLVTMSRLGASSPRGRFRRRWGVLPHIALDIILAGLLLIAMMNAFPE, from the coding sequence GTGGTTCGTACGGTCGATTCCGGAGATCCCATTACCCGATCGGGAGCCAACGACCGCATTCTATGCATTTTGTCGGGCCGCGCCCAGGTTGTGCTGGGTTACCGCGCAGCCCAGGAAGTCATTGTAGAGAGCCTTGAACCAGGAGATGTCTTCGGAGACCTCGGATTTCTTACAGGACGTCGCTGGCCGGTCGATGCGGGTCTTGTGGCCACAGAGCCCACAGAAGTGCTGGAAATATCGGTGAACACATTTCAGCGGCTGTTGCGTGAAAACCCTGAATTCACCGTGGCTTTGCTGAAATCTTTGGGAAAGAAGACTATCCGGGTCGATCGGCTTGAATTCTCATCAGCCGAGACAACTGAGACCGGTCCTGCGTCGGTCTGTGCGTATCCCTCCCACCCGGGCATTCCCCATGATGTGCAATTACGATTTCAGGCTCTGGCTATCTCAAACGAATCCGTATTGATCATCGGCGAGACCGGTGTCGGAAAGGATGTCCTGGCGTACGCCATATTTGACGCAGCAGCCAGGAATAACGAGGTCCTGGTTCCGGTTAACGTGAAACAGATCGGCACCGAGTCGTTTTTTCTTCACACAAAAGCCGGCCCCTCTTCAAAGGAACGCGGCCTCGCGATGGATCAAATATGGGCACTGTTTGGTAGAGAAATCGTCCTCCGTGCCGACGGTACGACGAGAATTTTACCGGGATATTTGGATCTGGCCCGGGAAGGCACGCTCTTTGTGCGGGGGGCTCATCTCTTAAGCGCAGTGGCCCAGCAGAAGCTGCTCGATGCGTTAAAAACACAGTTTTACTGTCCAATGGGTGGCAATGAGAGGATTAGGGCGGATTTTCGTCTGATATGCACGACAGAACTGAATCCTTCACAATTTAGTCCGGACCGTCATCCACTTCTCTATGAGCTTCAGCGGACCGCTCTCATCATTCCGCCACTCAGAGAGCGACGCACGGTTATCCCTGCACTTGCAGCACACTATCTGACCCATTACGCACGGGAAGTTAACAAGCGACCACCTGAATTAGAGGACATTACTCTGAAGGCCATGGTCGATTATTCCTGGCCCGGAAACGACCTGGAACTCGCCAATGCGATGCGAAGATCCGTTCTGATCACTCCCGGCAGCACGGTGCGTCGGCAAGACTTGACCTTCGACAAACAGAGAACCGAACGTGGAACGCGGTACAATCTGCTGAAACTCAAACCGATTCGACAAGCGCTGGTGAGTCCTTTGTTTCCCGCTATCCTGCAGAGTGCATTCTTGCCTGTTTTTTTGGGCATAGTATTGCTTCTGTTCCTGGGGCCTGCCGATGCTTCGAAAAATTTGGCAGCCGTTATCATGTGGTCTCTTGCTTGGCCGTCAGTTATTCTGGGCGCATTTTTCGGGGCAAGAGTCTCCTGCAGCATTTGCGCAATTGGAGCCTTGAGCACGCTCGCGAAACGGATTGTTTCCCTGGAATTGGAATTCCCTGAAAGCCTCAGGATGCGCAGCGATTTCCTTATCGCGGGCGGAATTCTTTTCATTATATGGCTGGAATCAGTCCTGAATATGAGGAGTTCCCCGTCCAGTCTGGGGATGCTCCTGGTAACCATGTTCCTGGTGGCATTCGTGCTGAATACGCTCTTTGCACGTCAAACGTGGTGCCGGTATTTATGTCCGTTGGGTGGCATGACAGGTCTTTTCGCAAGGACTTCCATGATAGAGTTGAGAGCCGATAGTGCCATATGCCTATCGGAGTGCAGTTCCCACGAGTGCTATTATGGCAGCAGAAAAACGGAAGGCTGTCCGTTCGGACAGGTTGTCGCCACGCTCCATAGCAATCAGTTCTGCAAAATCTGTGGTAACTGCGTGAAGAGCTGTCCGTACAATGCGGTGAATCTGAATGTACGTATACCCGGTCATGAGCTGGGAGAAGTGCGCCACGTACGGACCGGAACAGGATTCCTGGTGCTCGCGCTGAATGGGGCGCTCCTGAGTGATATTATCACCCGAACATCCTTTTACGACAAACTCACGGATTGGCTTCCCGTATCGGGCACTCTGAAGTTCACTATTGTCTATATCGGCTTCATTGTGGCAGTGAATGCGATAGCATTGATTGCTTCCTTGCTGTCACACCGTGCTTTTAGAGAGAGATATTGGGAAAATTATTCGCGGTTCGCTCTGTCGCTTCTTCCCCTGACCTGCGCAGGGTTTCTCGCGTTCCATCTGTATTATTTCTTTGCTCTCTGGCCCGATCTCTTACAGTTGTTAGGCAAATACTCCGGAGTAGATGCACTTGCGGGACCGGTTTCCTCTATATCGGGATCGTTCATCACGCGTGTGCAGCAAATCGTCATTTTGGGCGGATGCCTCTGGTCGCTGGTAACCATGTCCAGGTTAGGCGCATCATCTCCGCGAGGACGCTTTCGCAGGCGCTGGGGAGTGCTGCCTCATATAGCGCTCGACATCATTCTCGCAGGGCTGTTGCTTATCGCCATGATGAATGCCTTTCCGGAATGA